DNA from Actinomyces sp. oral taxon 897:
CAGTACAGGCCCTCGGTGCCCTCGCGCACCACCACGAGGTCGATGTCGCCGGGGTCGGCCAGGGGGGTGGGCACCCCCGGGTAGTAGCGGGAGGGGCGCAGGTTGACGTAGTGGTCCAGGGCGAAGCGCAGGCGCAGGAGCAGGCCGCGCTCCAGCACCCCGGAGGGGACCGAGGGGTCACCCACGGCGCCGAGCAGGATGACGTCCTGGGCCTTAATGGCCTCCAGGTCGGCGTCGGTCAGGGTCTCGCCGGTGCGGTGCCAGCGCCGTGCACCCAGGTCGAAGGTGGTGGGCTCCACGACGACGTCGGTACCGGCCAGGGCGGCCTGGAGGACCTTGAGGCCCTCGGGCACGACCTCCTGGCCAATCCCGTCCCCGGGGATCACTGCGAGCTTGACGGTCTGGTGCTGGGTCATGCCCCCAGGGTACGGACACCAGCCAGGATGTGAGACACGTAGTCCGCATTCTGGTCAACCGGCTGGCGGTGCGCTCCCGGTTGGCGGCCGGGCCCGATAGTCATAGTGACAGGATCTCCCGTCAACGACACGAGAAGTTTCTGAAGCGACTCGGCGAGCGGATCGTCAGAGGTCCCCTCACGAAGCAGGCAGCAGTACCACTCCATCAGCCTCACCCCGACCACTCGCGCAGGCCGTGAAGGAAGTCGGCGATCTCCCCACGCGAGACCGGCCGGACGCCCCTCCCCTCACGCCAGCCTGAGGAGGTCGAGCATGTCCCCGGTCCTACACGTGGGCGTCCTCGGCAGCCAGGTGCCGAGGACGCCCACGGCGTAGAAACAGGGACACAGGACCAAGGCAATGGGCGCCGCCCGGGGAGGCGCCGGATCCGTCCGGCCCCCAGCCAGCCCTGTGGGGCCGGGGCCGACCCGAGCCTGCCCGGGCCCGGTTCGAGCTCGAGCCTGCCCGGGCCCGGGCGCAGCCAGCCCGGGTGCCGGCCTCAGCGGGCCACGGAGCCCTCCTGGTAGTCCTTGTCAATGTCGGAGCGCCAGGCGAACATGGAGCGGACCTCTCGCCCGGTCTTCTCGATCGGATGGGCCTCGCCCTCGGCGCGCAGGCGCTTGAACTCCGGGGCGCCGGCGGCCTGGTCCTCCATAAAGCGCTTGGCGAAGGAACCGTCCTGGATGTCGGCCAGGACCTCCTTCATGTGCTCCTTGACGTCGGGGGTGATGACGCGCGGGCCGGAGACGTAGTCACCGTACTCGGCGGTGTCGGAGCAGGACCAGCGCTGCTTGGAGATACCGCCCTCGTTAATGAGGTCCACAATGAGCTTCATCTCGTGGCAGACCTCGAAGTAGGCCATCTCGGGCTGGTAGCCGGCCTCGACGAGCACCTCGTAGCCGTACTGGATGAGCTTGGAGACGCCGCCGCACAGGACGTTCTGCTCACCGAACAGGTCGGTCTCGGTCTCCTCGCGGAAGGTGGTCTTAATGGCCCCGGCGCGGGTGCCGCCAATGGCCTTGGCGTAGGACAGCACCAGCGGCCAGGCGGCCCCGGAGGCGTCCTGCTCGACGCAGACCAGCACCGGCACGCCGCGCCCGGCCTCGAACTCGCGGCGCACGGTGTGGCCGGGTCCCTTGGGGGCGACCATAATGACGTCGTGGTCGGCGGCGGGCTTAATGTAGCCGAAGTGGATATTGAAGCCGTGGGCGAAGAGCAGCGCGGCACCGGCCTTGAGGTTGGGCTCGATCTCGTTGCGGTACAGCTCGGCCTGGACCTGGTCGGGGGCCAGGATCGTCACGACGTCGGCCCAGGCCACGGCCTCGGCGATCGGCTTGACGGGCAGCCCGGCCTCCTCGGCCTTGGCGACGGAGCGGGAGCCCTCACGCAGGCCCACCACGACCTCCACGCCGGAGTCCCGCAGGTTGAGGGCATGGGCGTGGCCCTGGGAGCCGTAGCCGATGACCGCGACCTTCTTGGACTGGATGACGCTCAGGTCCGCGTCGTCGTCGTAGAACTTCTCAGCTGCCATAATGGTGTCTCACTTGTCCTTGAGTTGATCGGTGATGGATCGGGGGCCGCGCGTAATAGCCACGGCGCCGGACTGGACGATCTCCTTGACCCCGTAGGGGCGCAGGGCCTCCAGAAGAGCATTGACCTTCGACTGTGAGCCGACGGTCTCAATGACCACGCTCGTGGGGCACACGTCCACGACGTGGGCGCGGAAGAGGTCGACGATCTGGAGGACGGAGGTACGGTTGGCGTCGTCCGCGCGGACCTTAATGAGGTAGAGCTCGCGCTCCACGGAGGTCTGGCTGTCCAGCTCGACGATCTTGAGGACGTTGACCAGCTTGTTGAGCTGCTTGATGACCTGCTCCATGGCCAGGCCCTCGGCGTCGGCGATCACCGTAATACGCGAGATGTCCTCGTGCTCGGTGGGGCCCACGGCCAGGGAGTGGATATTGAACCCCCGGCGGGTGAACAGGGCCGAGACGCGCGTCAGCACGCCGGGCTTGTTCTCGACCAGGACGGACAGGGTGTGCTTGCTCATGCCCTCACTCCTCTTCCCACACCGGGCTCATGCCCCGCGCGTGCTGGATGTCGTCGTTGGAGACGCCCGCGGCCACCATGGGCCAGACCTGGGCGTCCGCCGAGCAGATGAAGTCAATGACCACGGGCCTGTCATTGATCGCGTTGGCCTGGGCGATGACGTCGTCCACGTCCTCCAGGCGCTCGCAGCGCAGCCCCACGGCCCCGTAGGCCTGGGCCATGGTCACGAAGTCCGGCACCCGCTGCGTGCCCGCGCCCGTGTGCAGGTCCGTGTTGGAGTAGCGCTGCCCGTAGAACAGGGTCTGCCACTGGCGGACCATCCCCAGGGAGGAGTTGTTGATCACGGCCACCTTAATGGGGATCTCGTTCAGGGTGCAGGTGGCCAGCTCCTGGTTGGTCATCTGGAAGCAGCCGTCGCCGTCAATGAGCCACACCGGGCGCTGCGGCAGGGCCACCTTGGCCCCCATGGCAGCCGGGACGCCATAGCCCATGGTCCCCGCGCCCGCGCTGGTCAGCCACGAGTGCGGACGGTGGAAGTGCAGGAAGTGCGCCGCCCACATCTGGTGCTGGCCCACCCCGGTGACCCAGACCGTGTCCTCGGGGGCCGCGCGGTCCAGGTGGGTAATGACCTCCTGGGGCTGGAGGAGGCCGTCGTCGGTGTCCGTCCACTCGGTGGGGTAGGTGGCGCGCACCCGCTCCACCTCCTGGAGCCAGCCGCTAATGTCCTGGCGCCCCTCGGCGGCCACCTGCTCCCGGAAGGCCCGGATCAGGGCGGGGACGACGTCGGCCAGGTCACCGACAATGGGGACGTCTGCGGCGCGGACCTTGGAGATCTCAGCGGGGTCGATGTCCACGTGGACGATGGCGGCCCTCCGCGCGAAGGTGTCCAAGTGCCCGGTGACGCGGTCGTCGAAGCGGGCGCCGAGACTGACAATGACGTCGGACCGCTGGAGGGCCCCGACGGCGGTGACGGTGCCGTGCATGCCCGGCATGCCCATATTGAGGGGGTGGTCGGAGGGCAGCACGTCCAGGGCGGTCAGGGTGGTGGTACAGGGCGCGCCAATGAGCTCCACCAGCGCCAGGAGCTCGGCGGGATCCACCTGGGCGCGGTTGAGGCCGCCCCCCAGGTAGAGCACCGGGCGCTCGGCGGCCGCCAGGACCTCGGCGGCCTGGGCCAGGCGCCGCGCGTTGGGGCGGCCGGGCAGGTGGTAGCCGGGGAGGTCGACCTCTGGCAGGCCGCGGTAGGTGGTGGTACCGACCTGCGCGTCCTTGGTGACGTCCACCAGCACCGGCCCGGGCCGCCCGGTGGAGGCGATGTAGAAGGCCTCGGTCACCGCCTGGGCGACGTCGTCGGGGGAGGTGACCAGGAAGGAGTGCTTGACGAAGGGCATGGTCGCCCCGACGATGTCCGCCTCCTGGAAGGCGTCGGTCCCGATGGCGCGGGCCCCGACCTGCCCGGTGACGGCCAGCATGGGCACGGAGTCCATGTGGGCGTCCCCGATGGCGGTGATCAGGTTGGTGGCGCCGGGGCCGGAGGTGGCCACGCACACGCCCGGGCGTCCGGTCACCATGGCGTAGCCCTCGGCCGCGTGACCGGCCCCCTGCTCGTGGCGGACCAGGACGTGGCGGATGCGCGTAGAGGCCAGGAGGGGGTCGTAGAAGGGGAGGATGGCGCCTCCGGGCATACCGAAGATGTCCGTGACCCCCAGGTCCTCCAGGACGCGCACGAGCGCCTGGGCCCCTGTCATCTCCTGGCTGGGTGCTGCGGGAGCGTGGTGGTCGGTGCGCTGACCCATGGTCGCCCTCCTGTGCGGACTCGGTGACGTCGGCCGGGCGCCGACCGCCCCACCGTAGGACAGGGACCGTCAGGAGTCACCCCGGAACCGAGGTTGTCTCACATCGTGAGACCACGAGAGTGCCGGGAGGGACGAACGGCCCCGCTCGCGCCCCTCTGGGCCGCCGCGCGAGGCGCCCGCGCTGGCCGCGGTGCCCCGGCCCTGGGGGCGCACGCAGTACCCCGTCTGGAGACGCACCGGGACCCTGTGACACAATGCCAGGCTCCAGCACACTGGTACGTGTGCTGCCCAGCGTCGTGCAGTCACCCGGAAGGCAGTCCTCGTCTTGTTGGTCACCAACCTCCTCGCCCACCTGGCCAAGAACCCCGTCCTCGTCCTCTTCCTCCTGGTCGGCACGGGTATGCTCGTGGGTCACGTCAAGGCCAGGGGGGTCAGCCTGGGCGCGGCCGCCGTCCTCTTCCTGGGCATTGCGCTGGCCGCCTGGGGCGCGGCCTGGGACGTCCCCGACACGGGCAGGCCCACCTTCATCACCATCCCCCCGGAGATCGGCACCTTCGGCCTGGCCCTGTTCACCTTCGCCATCGGGGTCCAGTCCGGCCCCAACTTCTTCCACGTCATCCGCAACGCCGCAGGTCCCCTGGTCATCATGCTGACCATCCTCGTGGCCGCCGCCGGGGCCGCCCTGGGGGTCGGGCACGCCCTGGGCATGGACCCCACGCTCATTGCCGGGACCTTCGCGGGCGCCGTCACCAACACCCCGGCCCTGGCCGCCGCGGGCAACGCCGCCACGGCCGCGGGCAACCCCGAGGGGGCTGGCATCGCCACCGTGGGCTACGCCGTCGCCTACCTCTACGGGGTGGTCGGCATGCTGTTCTTCTGCCTGCTGGCGCTGCGCTACCGGCGTACCGACCACGACACCCCCTCGCCCGTGATCAACCGCACCATCCGCGTGGAGCGGCGCGACAGCCCCCGTATCGAGGACATCCTGGAGGTCATCCCCGGGGAGCTGAAGTTCTCCCGCCTACGTCGCGGGGAGACCGGGCCCATTACCCGGCCCACCCCCAAGGACCACGTCTACGCGGGCGACCTGGTCACCGTCGTCGGCACCAAGGACGCCGTCAACCAGGTCATCAGGGACCTGGGGCACGGCTCCTCCCACTCCCTGATCGAGGACCGCAAGTACCTCGACTTCCGCCGCATCACGGTCTCCGACCCCAAGGTCGCCGGGCGCACCGTGGGGGAGCTCGCCATGGACGCCAGCTACGGGGCCACCATCTCCCGGGTACGCCGCGGTGACGTGGACATGGTGGGCACCCCGGACCTGGTCCTCCAGCTCGGCGACCGGGTGCGCGTCGTCGCCCCCACCGGGCGGATGGCGGAGATCACCAGGTTCTTCGGCGACTCCGCCCGGGGCCTGTCCTCCATTAACCCGGTGGCCATGGGGCTGGGGATGGCACTGGGCATTATTATCGGCGAGTGGGAGTTCCTCACCCCCACCGGGGCGACCTTCTCCATCGGCTCGGCCGCGGGCACGCTGATCGTGGGCCTCGTCTTCGGCAAGATCGGGCGCATTGGGAGCTTCGTGACGGCCCTGCCGTTCACCGCCACCGCCGTGCTCAGCGAGTTCGGGCTCCTGGTGTTCCTGGCCCAGGCCGGCACCAAGGCCGGCAGCCAGATCGAGAGCGCCTTCGCCGGCGACGACTGGTGGAAGATCCTCCTGACCGGGTTCGTCGTCACCACCATGGTGGGCCTGAGCCTGTACGTCACCATGCGCTGGGTGGTGGGGATGGGCGGCACACGCCTGTCCGGGCTCCTGGGAGGCGTCCAGACCCAGCCGGCCATCCTGGCCTTCGCCAACGAGCGCACCGGCTCCGACC
Protein-coding regions in this window:
- a CDS encoding acetolactate synthase large subunit codes for the protein MGQRTDHHAPAAPSQEMTGAQALVRVLEDLGVTDIFGMPGGAILPFYDPLLASTRIRHVLVRHEQGAGHAAEGYAMVTGRPGVCVATSGPGATNLITAIGDAHMDSVPMLAVTGQVGARAIGTDAFQEADIVGATMPFVKHSFLVTSPDDVAQAVTEAFYIASTGRPGPVLVDVTKDAQVGTTTYRGLPEVDLPGYHLPGRPNARRLAQAAEVLAAAERPVLYLGGGLNRAQVDPAELLALVELIGAPCTTTLTALDVLPSDHPLNMGMPGMHGTVTAVGALQRSDVIVSLGARFDDRVTGHLDTFARRAAIVHVDIDPAEISKVRAADVPIVGDLADVVPALIRAFREQVAAEGRQDISGWLQEVERVRATYPTEWTDTDDGLLQPQEVITHLDRAAPEDTVWVTGVGQHQMWAAHFLHFHRPHSWLTSAGAGTMGYGVPAAMGAKVALPQRPVWLIDGDGCFQMTNQELATCTLNEIPIKVAVINNSSLGMVRQWQTLFYGQRYSNTDLHTGAGTQRVPDFVTMAQAYGAVGLRCERLEDVDDVIAQANAINDRPVVIDFICSADAQVWPMVAAGVSNDDIQHARGMSPVWEEE
- the ilvC gene encoding ketol-acid reductoisomerase, which encodes MAAEKFYDDDADLSVIQSKKVAVIGYGSQGHAHALNLRDSGVEVVVGLREGSRSVAKAEEAGLPVKPIAEAVAWADVVTILAPDQVQAELYRNEIEPNLKAGAALLFAHGFNIHFGYIKPAADHDVIMVAPKGPGHTVRREFEAGRGVPVLVCVEQDASGAAWPLVLSYAKAIGGTRAGAIKTTFREETETDLFGEQNVLCGGVSKLIQYGYEVLVEAGYQPEMAYFEVCHEMKLIVDLINEGGISKQRWSCSDTAEYGDYVSGPRVITPDVKEHMKEVLADIQDGSFAKRFMEDQAAGAPEFKRLRAEGEAHPIEKTGREVRSMFAWRSDIDKDYQEGSVAR
- the ilvN gene encoding acetolactate synthase small subunit, which translates into the protein MSKHTLSVLVENKPGVLTRVSALFTRRGFNIHSLAVGPTEHEDISRITVIADAEGLAMEQVIKQLNKLVNVLKIVELDSQTSVERELYLIKVRADDANRTSVLQIVDLFRAHVVDVCPTSVVIETVGSQSKVNALLEALRPYGVKEIVQSGAVAITRGPRSITDQLKDK
- a CDS encoding aspartate:alanine exchanger family transporter codes for the protein MVTNLLAHLAKNPVLVLFLLVGTGMLVGHVKARGVSLGAAAVLFLGIALAAWGAAWDVPDTGRPTFITIPPEIGTFGLALFTFAIGVQSGPNFFHVIRNAAGPLVIMLTILVAAAGAALGVGHALGMDPTLIAGTFAGAVTNTPALAAAGNAATAAGNPEGAGIATVGYAVAYLYGVVGMLFFCLLALRYRRTDHDTPSPVINRTIRVERRDSPRIEDILEVIPGELKFSRLRRGETGPITRPTPKDHVYAGDLVTVVGTKDAVNQVIRDLGHGSSHSLIEDRKYLDFRRITVSDPKVAGRTVGELAMDASYGATISRVRRGDVDMVGTPDLVLQLGDRVRVVAPTGRMAEITRFFGDSARGLSSINPVAMGLGMALGIIIGEWEFLTPTGATFSIGSAAGTLIVGLVFGKIGRIGSFVTALPFTATAVLSEFGLLVFLAQAGTKAGSQIESAFAGDDWWKILLTGFVVTTMVGLSLYVTMRWVVGMGGTRLSGLLGGVQTQPAILAFANERTGSDPRVALGYAMVYPVAMVAKIFIAQILGGLA